One stretch of Erpetoichthys calabaricus chromosome 14, fErpCal1.3, whole genome shotgun sequence DNA includes these proteins:
- the gmeb1 gene encoding glucocorticoid modulatory element-binding protein 1, protein MSTTEVTMSMSDVVLLKTDGDDPGNAESSRTQVILQLQPMPQGISEDSSETDAAVVSVETHTDDNSACGEEVELGYPITCGDIKAVLIWKKFVCPGINVKCVKYHEQLISPKQFVHLAGKATLKDWKRAIRLEGVMLRKMMDSGQIDFYQHNQVCTNTCRSTKFDLLINNTRFPGQQSSMVQTPTSPQGNGSQLTVSEVNQDESVEWSQGIAVSSDAEGKKDTEEISEETLNFWKGIADVGLMGEVVSNIRNELLALLRGVQQRSGLSTLQEADAAFLNNLAQMFGLLETVKRVLYNRKSQTDESQEQIHSTLTDLENQLEEQKKQATEWRIRSQPVQNVVLMSLATAKPTSKRPRLQRPASATLLTPSTSLQSSQVQQSTQFTVLSPITISSMGQPFSVGGVPVATLAHQSSPVTLHTLPSGSQFFTRYTAATMVPTSHGKAVSQETITLHPSSSLTLLSTAAIQDPSHLGAVVNPVELVEVDPGLASVVQAAEEDGLDDEGRVEDDVEGTVLVHDEGHIIAETEEETETQTQTVIEIDPAPDTSEQPQDTCIMGIELADGTDETDRMVVQEEEVEMSTASVQIEHSEQLHDVEIVVIEDDNGEEHEAKCASDQGHDYEQ, encoded by the exons ATGTCTACTACAGAGGTTACCATGTCCATGAGCGACGTGGTGCTGTTGAAGACAGATGGAGACGATCCTGGGAATGCAGAGAGCAGCAGGACTCAAGTTATCCTCCAGTTACAGCCAATGCCCCAAGG GATATCCGAAGACTCATCTGAGACTGATGCAGCTGTGGTGTCTGTAGAAACACATACAG ATGATAATTCTGCATGTGGGGAGGAAGTAGAGCTTGGCTACCCTATCACCTGTGGCGATATAAAAGCAGTGCTCATCTGGAAGAAGTTTGTGTGCCCAGGGATAAATGTCAAATGTGTGAAG TATCATGAACAGCTCATCAGCCCCAAGCAATTCGTTCATCTGGCTGGCAAGGCGAccctgaaggactggaaaagagCCATTCGCTTAGAAGGAGTCATGCTACG GAAAATGATGGATTCGGGACAAATTGATTTCTACCAACATAATCAAGTCTGCACCAACACGTGTAGGAGTACTAAATTTGACCTTTTGATTAATAACACCAGATTTCCTGGACAGCAGAGTAGTATGGTACAGACGCCTACTTCGCCTCAAG GAAATGGATCCCAACTGACTGTCTCGGAGGTGAACCAGGATGAGAGTGTGGAGTGGAGCCAGGGCATTGCTGTCAGCAGTGATGCCGAAGGAAAGAAGGACACGGAAGAGATTTCTG AGGAGACTCTCAACTTTTGGAAGGGCATTGCTGATGTGGGCCTAATGGGAGAAGTTGTGTCCAACATCCGCAATGAGCTGCTTGCACTTCTCCGAGGTGTTCAGCAACGTAGTGGACTGTCTACCCTCCAGGAGGCAG ATGCAGCTTTCCTGAATAATCTTGCCCAGATGTTTGGGCTGCTTGAAACGGTGAAGAGAGTGCTATACAATCGGAAGAGCCAAACGGATGAAAGTCAGGAGCAGATCCACAGCACACTAACAG ACTTGGAGAATCAACTGGAGGAACAAAAGAAGCAGGCCACCGAGTGGCGTATTCGCTCCCAACCCGTTCAGAATGTGGTACTAATGTCTCTGGCTACGGCCAAGCCAACTTCAAAGAGGccacgcctgcagagaccagcaTCTGCCACACTACTAACTCCGAGCACTTCGCTGCAGTCGTCGCAGGTGCAGCAGTCCACCCAGTTCACTGTTCTCTCTCCAATCACCATCTCCTCCATGGGTCAGCCTTTCAGCGTTGGGGGTGTTCCAGTAGCCACACTGGCGCACCAGTCAAGCCCCGTCACACTGCACACCTTACCCTCTGGTTCACAATTCTTCACCCGCTACACAGCAGCTACAATGGTTCCCACAAGCCATGGCAAAGCAGTGTCACAGGAAACCATCACTCTGCACCCTTCTTCAAGCCTCACACTTCTCAGCACTGCAGCCATTCAGGATCCCAGCCACCTTGGGGCAGTCGTTAATCCAGTGGAACTGGTGGAGGTGGACCCAGGGCTGGCATCTGTGGTTCAAGCAGCTGAAGAAGATGGCTTAGATGATGAGGGGAGGGTGGAAGATGACGTTGAGGGGACGGTCTTGGTGCATGATGAAGGACACATCATTGCAGAGACTGAAGAGGAAACGGAGACCCAAACACAGACTGTGATCGAGATTGACCCAGCACCAGACACGAGCGAACAGCCCCAGGACACCTGCATAATGGGAATCGAGCTGGCCGATGGGACAGACGAAACCGATCGGATGGTCGTACAGGAGGaagaagtggaaatgtcaactgcCAGCGTCCAGATTGAACACTCAGAGCAGCTGCACGACGTGGAAATTGTAGTTATTGAAGACGATAATGGGGAAGAACATGAGGCCAAGTGCGCGAGCGATCAAGGACACGACTATGAGCAGTAG